In a single window of the Panthera uncia isolate 11264 unplaced genomic scaffold, Puncia_PCG_1.0 HiC_scaffold_399, whole genome shotgun sequence genome:
- the LOC125918045 gene encoding SKI/DACH domain-containing protein 1 — MGDLKSGFEEVDGVRLGYLIIKGKQMFALSQVFTDLLKNIPRTTVHKRMDHLKVKKHHCDLEELRKLKAINSIAFHAAKCTLISREDVEALYTSCKTERVLKTKRRRVGRALATKAPPPERAAAAASPRPGFWKDKHQLWRGLSGSARPLPISAQSPRPGAAAARPAAHLPQIFSKYPGSHYPEIVRSPCKPPLNYETAPLQGNYVAFHSDPAYFRSLLCSKHPAAAAAAAAAAAAAAAAAAADYQASAAGPQPKAAAAAAAGAGGPVSLTYRCKRKRGGAKDCLLAPHAGARRLLLLPRSYKAKAAAAAAAAAAAAAAGATCLERFHLVNSFCPPPHHHHHHHHHHHHHHHRAQQPQQNHHPPHHHRPQPHLGSFPESCSSDSESSSYSDHAANDSDFGSSLSSSSNSVSSEEEEEEGEEEEEEEEEEEEEEEGGSGASDSSEVSSEEEDSSTESDSSSGSSQVSVQSIRFRRTSFGKPPSVQAQANFLYHLASAAAATKPAAFEDAGRLPDLKSSVKAESPEEWNLQSWAPKASPVYCPASLGSCFTEIRNDRVSEITFPHSEISSTVKRTDLTINCLAEGASSPSPKTNNAFPQQRILREARKCLQATPTTHCADNNTIAARFFDHDSSGAAANSEQDSKIPHCAEFAADLSSSQTASEVDGAAPAAATKAENPCTNAGDKTLPFLHNIKIKVEDSSANEEYEPDLITNKLKCECNDTEGEFYSVTESKEEDALLTTAKEEGFACPEKETLSLNPPAPSQGLSCTLGSPKPEDGEYKFGARVRKNYRTLVLGKRPVLQTPPVKPNLKSARSPRPTGKTETHEGTLDDFTVINRRKKVASNVASAVKRPFNFMANFPCPPSLIIGKDGDLWPAYSLNTTKDSQPPHKAHPIWKWQLGGSAIPLPPSHKFRKFNS; from the coding sequence ATGGGAGACCTGAAGTCAGGTTTTGAAGAGGTGGATGGCGTGAGGCTCGGCTACCTCATCATTAAAGGAAAGCAAATGTTTGCCCTCTCCCAAGTCTTCACGGATCTGCTGAAGAACATCCCGAGGACGACCGTGCACAAGCGCATGGATCATTTGAAAGTGAAAAAGCACCACTGCGATCTGGAGGAGTTGCGGAAACTCAAGGCAATCAACAGCATCGCATTCCACGCCGCCAAATGCACTCTCATCTCCCGGGAAGACGTGGAAGCACTCTACACCTCCTGCAAAACCGAGCGTGTCCTCAAGACCAAGCGCAGGAGGGTCGGCCGGGCCCTGGCCACAAAGGCGCCGCCGCCAgagcgcgccgccgccgccgccagcccCCGCCCGGGTTTTTGGAAGGACAAGCACCAACTTTGGCGGGGCCTGAGCGGATCCGCGCGGCCCCTGCCAATCAGCGCGCAGTCCCCGCGCCCGGGCGCCGCCGCCGCGCGCCCCGCCGCCCATCTACCTCAGATTTTTAGCAAATACCCGGGCTCGCACTACCCGGAAATCGTGCGCTCGCCTTGCAAACCCCCTCTAAACTATGAAACTGCCCCGCTCCAGGGAAACTACGTTGCTTTTCACTCGGACCCTGCTTATTTTCGGAGCCTGCTGTGCAGCAAGCACccggcggccgccgccgccgccgccgccgccgctgccgccgccgccgccgccgccgccgccgactACCAGGCTTCGGCGGCCGGGCCCCAGCccaaggcggcggcggcggcggcggcgggcgcgggAGGCCCGGTGAGCCTGACCTACCGGTGCAAGCGCAAGCGCGGGGGCGCCAAGGACTGCCTGCTCGCGCCCCACGCCGGCGCCCGccgcctgctgctgctgcccaggTCCTACAAAGccaaggcggcggcggcggcggcggcagcggcggcggcggcggccgccggGGCCACTTGCCTGGAGAGGTTTCATCTGGTTAACAGCTTCTGCccgcctccccaccaccaccaccaccaccatcaccaccaccaccaccaccaccaccgggCCCAACAGCCGCAGCAGAATCACCACCCCCCTCATCACCACCGGCCGCAGCCCCATCTCGGCAGCTTTCCCGAGAGTTGTAGCAGCGACTCGGAGTCCAGCTCCTACTCGGACCATGCGGCCAACGACTCCGATTTTGGCTCCAGTTTGTCCAGTTCCAGCAACTCCGTGTCCtcggaggaagaggaggaggagggagaggaggaggaggaggaggaagaggaggaggaggaggaggaggaggggggcagcgGGGCCTCGGATTCCAGCGAAGTCAGCTCGGAGGAGGAGGACTCGTCCACGGAGTCGGACTCCAGCTCCGGCTCCAGCCAAGTGTCGGTGCAGAGCATCCGTTTCAGACGCACCAGCTTCGGCAAGCCTCCCAGCGTGCAGGCGCAGGCCAACTTCTTGTACCATCTGGCCTCCGCCGCCGCTGCAACCAAACCCGCTGCTTTCGAGGATGCCGGCAGACTTCCCGACCTCAAGAGTAGTGTCAAAGCCGAGTCGCCGGAGGAGTGGAATCTGCAGAGCTGGGCCCCCAAAGCGTCTCCGGTGTACTGCCCGGCCAGCCTGGGGAGTTGTTTCACAGAGATAAGGAACGATAGGGTATCTGAGATTACATTCCCACACTCTGAAATTTCCAGTACTGTAAAGAGAACTGACCTGACAATTAACTGCTTGGCGGAGGGGGCCTCTTCACCTAGCCCAAAGACAAACAATGCATTTCCACAACAAAGAATACTCCGAGAGGCTAGGAAATGCCTACAAGCAACTCCTACTACACACTGTGCTGATAACAACACAATAGCTGCTAGGTTCTTCGATCACGATTCTTCAGGAGCAGCCGCAAATTCAGAGCAAGACTCCAAAATCCCTCATTGTGCTGAATTTGCTGCGGATTTGTCCTCTTCCCAAACCGCTTCTGAGGTGGACGGagcagcaccagcagcagcaacGAAAGCTGAGAATCCGTGCACTAACGCGGGCGACAAGACCTTGCCATTTCTGCACAATATTAAAATCAAAGTAGAAGACAGTAGTGCTAATGAAGAATATGAACCTGACCTTATTACAAATAAGCTTAAGTGCGAGTGCAATGATACAGAGGGTGAGTTTTACAGTGTGACTGAAAGTAAAGAGGAGGACGCCTTGTTAACCACAGCCAAGGAAGAAGGTTTTGCATGCCCTGAAAAAGAAACTCTTTCCTTAAACCCACCGGCTCCGAGTCAGGGCCTCTCATGCACTTTAGGTTCTCCAAAACCCGAGGATGGGGAATATAAATTTGGTGCCAGGGTGAGAAAAAATTACCGGACACTAGTACTGGGAAAACGACCCGTACTTCAGACACCTCCAGTCAAACCAAATTTGAAATCAGCTAGAAGTCCTCGTCCTACAGGTAAAACCGAAACACATGAAGGAACACTGGATGATTTTACAGTTATAAACAGACGCAAAAAGGTAGCCAGCAATGTAGCATCAGCAGTGAAAAGGCCATTTAATTTCATGGCAAATTTTCCTTGTCCACCATCACTCATTATTGGGAAGGATGGGGATTTGTGGCCGGCGTATTCCTTAAACACCACTAAGGATTCCCAACCTCCTCACAAAGCCCATCCTATATGGAAATGGCAGCTGGGCGGTTCTGCAATACCTCTTCCACCGAGTcacaaattcaggaaatttaattCATAA